One Malaclemys terrapin pileata isolate rMalTer1 chromosome 9, rMalTer1.hap1, whole genome shotgun sequence DNA window includes the following coding sequences:
- the AGTR1 gene encoding type-1 angiotensin II receptor: MSLNSSTEGTVKRIHVDCPVSGRHAYIYIMVPTVYSIIFIVGIFGNSLVVIVICFYMKLKTVASVFLLNLALADLCFLMTLPLWAAYTAMEYHWPFGNCLCKIASAVVSFNLYASVFLLTCLSIDRYLAIVHPMKSRLRRTMLVAKITCIGIWLLAGLASLPVLIHRDVFFVENMNMTICAFRYKTHNTTLPVGLGLSKNMLGFLIPFLIILTSYTLIWKTLKKAYQIQKNKTRNDDIFKMIVAIVLFFFFSWIPHQVFTFLDVLIQLRIITDCQIVDVVDTAMPFTICIAYFNNCLNPFLYGFFGKKFKKYFLQLLKYIPPNVRARPSLTTKMSSLSYRPSENLSLSMKKTIGSFDIE, from the coding sequence ATGAGCCTTAATTCATCTACCGAAGGGACTGTTAAAAGAATCCATGTTGACTGCCCCGTTTCAGGAAGGCATGCCTATATATACATTATGGTTCCAACTGTTTACAGCATCATCTTTATTGTAGGCATATTCGGGAACAGCTTGGTGGTCATTGTCATTTGCTTCTACATGAAATTAAAGACTGTGGCTAGTGTCTTTCTGTTGAATTTAGCCCTGGCTGACTTGTGTTTCCTAATGACATTGCCACTGTGGGCAGCCTACACAGCCATGGAATACCACTGGCCTTTTGGCAACTGTTTATGTAAAATAGCATCAGCTGTGGTAAGTTTCAACCTGTATGCCAGTGTGTTTCTACTCACATGTCTTAGCATTGACCGTTACCTGGCTATAGTACATCCAATGAAGTCCCGACTTCGGCGCACCATGCTTGTTGCCAAAATAACTTGCATCGGCATCTGGCTGCTAGCAGGACTGGCTAGTTTGCCTGTCCTAATTCACCGTGATGTATTTTTTGTCGAGAATATGAATATGACAATTTGTGCTTTTCGGTACAAGACCCATAATACAACACTGCCTGTTGGCCTAGGTTTATCTAAGAacatgttgggttttttaattccCTTTTTGATCATTTTAACAAGCTACACCTTAATCTGGAAGACACTGAAGAAGGCTTACCAAATTCAGAAAAACAAGACCAGAAATGATGACATTTTTAAGATGATTGTGGCAATAgtacttttcttcttcttttcctggATTCCTCATCAAGTGTTTACATTTCTGGATGTATTAATCCAGCTACGTATCATAACAGATTGCCAAATTGTTGATGTTGTGGATACAGCTATGCCCTTCACCATCTGCATAGCTTACTTCAACAATTGCTTGAATCCCTTTCTTTAtggtttttttggaaaaaaatttaaaaaatatttcctgcaGCTACTAAAATACATTCCACCAAATGTCAGAGCACGTCCAAGTCTAACAACAAAAATGAGCTCCCTTTCCTATCGACCATCAGAAAACTTAAGTTTATCCATGAAAAAGACTATTGGGTCTTTTGACATTGAGTGA